Proteins encoded within one genomic window of Acidobacteriota bacterium:
- a CDS encoding dihydroorotate dehydrogenase-like protein, which produces MDLSTTYIGLNLKNPLVASASPLTSDLDTLKHMEEKGLAAVVLESLFEEQIRQESEGLDHFLTYGSESFAEATSYFPPSTDFIHGPEEYLEHIRKAKASLSIPVIASLNGVSVGGWMGYAKKIQEAGADALELNVYYIPTDPNLPGVDVERMYLEDVRAVKSAVTIPVAVKLNPYFSNMAHMAKQLDEAGADALVLFNRFYQPDIDLDELEVKPNLVLSTPQEMRLPLRWIAILHGRIRADLAATSGIHRTEDVVKMLMAGANVTMMASALLLHGVDRAAEVLKGLRGWMEEKEYVSVRQMIGSLSQKCCPEPTAFERANYMKTLQSYR; this is translated from the coding sequence ATGGACCTTTCGACCACCTACATTGGATTGAACCTGAAGAACCCGCTCGTGGCCTCCGCGAGCCCCCTCACGTCGGACCTCGACACGCTCAAACACATGGAGGAGAAGGGCCTGGCCGCCGTGGTCCTCGAGTCCCTCTTCGAAGAACAGATCCGGCAGGAGAGCGAGGGGCTGGACCATTTCCTCACGTACGGGTCCGAGAGTTTCGCCGAGGCCACCTCCTATTTCCCTCCGAGCACCGATTTCATCCACGGCCCGGAGGAGTACCTGGAACACATCCGCAAGGCCAAGGCCTCCCTGTCCATCCCCGTCATCGCCAGCCTGAACGGCGTTTCCGTGGGCGGCTGGATGGGGTACGCGAAGAAGATCCAGGAGGCGGGGGCGGACGCCCTGGAGCTGAACGTCTACTACATTCCCACGGACCCGAACCTCCCGGGCGTGGATGTGGAACGCATGTACCTGGAGGACGTGCGAGCCGTCAAATCCGCCGTGACCATCCCTGTGGCCGTCAAGCTGAACCCCTATTTCAGCAACATGGCCCACATGGCCAAGCAGCTCGACGAGGCCGGCGCCGACGCGCTCGTCCTCTTCAACCGTTTTTACCAGCCCGACATCGACCTCGACGAACTCGAGGTCAAGCCCAACCTGGTTCTCTCGACGCCCCAGGAGATGCGGCTGCCCCTCCGGTGGATCGCCATCCTCCACGGCCGGATCCGGGCGGATCTGGCGGCCACGAGCGGCATCCACCGGACCGAGGACGTGGTCAAGATGCTCATGGCGGGCGCCAACGTGACCATGATGGCCTCGGCCCTCCTGCTCCACGGAGTGGACCGGGCGGCGGAAGTCCTGAAGGGCCTCCGGGGTTGGATGGAGGAAAAGGAGTACGTCTCCGTCCGTCAGATGATCGGCAGCCTGAGCCAGAAGTGCTGCCCCGAGCCCACGGCCTTCGAACGCGCCAACTACATGAAGACGCTTCAGAGCTACCGGTAG
- the pepT gene encoding peptidase T, with translation MSDPMSFRLGEAEKKDLLERFLRYVRIDTRSSETSETYPSTPGQWDLLRLLQRELLDLGLQDVELDANGYLFGTFPGNLPEGRTAPVVGFLAHVDTYPATPGDGVVPQILPDYDGGDIVLKGDPSRTILASKNPLLQRCVGDTIITSDGTTLLGADDKAGIAEILTGIDCLRRHPEILHGPIRVGFTPDEETGNGTKYFDVKRFGAEAAYTFDGSILGEVEVETFCADSATVTVTGIDVHPGMAKNRMVNALRAASWLIDRLPPDHLPETTELRESYLHPYVIGGEVGRLEIKLLVRGFEVRDLEEREEDLRRLARETEEAFPGCRVEVNVQESYRNMKVVLDRFPEVVGLAEEAVRRAGLQPKLGFIRGGTDGARLCFMGLPTPNIFAGGVNFHGYQEWVSLEWMAKATETFVHLARLWGEKEPK, from the coding sequence ATGAGCGATCCGATGTCATTCAGGCTGGGCGAAGCGGAAAAGAAGGACCTCCTGGAGCGATTCCTCCGGTACGTTCGGATCGACACCCGGTCCAGCGAGACCAGCGAAACCTACCCCTCCACGCCCGGCCAGTGGGACCTTCTCCGCCTCCTCCAGAGGGAACTGCTGGACCTGGGGCTCCAGGACGTGGAACTGGACGCCAACGGGTACCTGTTCGGGACCTTCCCAGGGAACCTGCCCGAAGGCCGGACGGCCCCCGTGGTCGGTTTCCTGGCCCACGTGGACACCTACCCCGCCACCCCGGGCGACGGGGTGGTTCCCCAGATTCTCCCCGACTACGACGGGGGGGACATCGTCCTGAAGGGCGACCCGTCCCGGACCATCCTGGCCTCCAAGAACCCTCTCCTGCAGCGGTGCGTGGGCGACACGATCATCACCTCCGACGGGACCACGCTCCTCGGCGCGGACGACAAGGCCGGTATCGCGGAGATTCTGACGGGCATCGACTGCCTCAGGCGCCACCCGGAGATCCTCCATGGGCCGATCCGCGTGGGGTTCACCCCCGACGAGGAAACCGGAAACGGGACCAAGTACTTCGACGTGAAGCGCTTCGGCGCGGAGGCGGCTTACACCTTCGACGGCTCGATCCTGGGCGAGGTGGAGGTGGAGACCTTTTGCGCCGACTCCGCCACGGTCACGGTCACGGGCATCGACGTCCATCCCGGCATGGCCAAGAACCGGATGGTCAACGCCCTGAGAGCCGCCTCCTGGCTCATCGACCGCCTGCCCCCGGACCACCTGCCCGAGACCACGGAATTGAGGGAATCGTATCTGCACCCCTACGTGATCGGAGGGGAGGTGGGCCGGCTCGAGATCAAGTTGCTCGTCCGGGGCTTCGAAGTTCGAGACCTGGAGGAGCGGGAGGAGGATCTTCGGCGGCTGGCCCGCGAGACGGAAGAGGCCTTTCCCGGATGCCGGGTGGAGGTGAACGTCCAGGAATCCTACCGGAACATGAAGGTGGTCCTGGACCGGTTCCCCGAGGTCGTCGGGCTGGCCGAGGAGGCCGTCCGGCGGGCCGGACTCCAGCCGAAACTGGGCTTTATCCGGGGCGGAACGGACGGCGCCCGGCTCTGTTTCATGGGCCTGCCGACGCCCAACATCTTCGCGGGTGGAGTCAACTTCCACGGCTACCAGGAGTGGGTGAGCCTGGAGTGGATGGCCAAGGCCACAGAGACCTTCGTACACCTGGCCCGCCTCTGGGGGGAGAAGGAACCGAAATAG